One genomic segment of Tripterygium wilfordii isolate XIE 37 chromosome 9, ASM1340144v1, whole genome shotgun sequence includes these proteins:
- the LOC120005606 gene encoding transcription initiation factor TFIID subunit 10 isoform X1, which produces MNHNIQQSSDGRHDDDAALTEFLASLMEYTPTIPDELVEHYLGKSGFQCPDVRLIRLVAVATQKFVAEVASDALQQCKARQSSVVKDKRDKQQKVLFSFLLFYFLLSFCRVVCLYCLLGQDKRLILTMEDLSKSLHEHGVNVKHQEYFADSPSTGMDPASRDE; this is translated from the exons ATGAACCATAATATTCAGCAATCGAGCGACGGAAGACATGACGATGATGCTGCTCTTACGGAGTTCCTCGCGTCGTTAATGGAGTACACTCCCACT ATCCCCGATGAATTGGTGGAGCATTATCTGGGAAAGAGCGGATTTCAGTGTCCCGATGTTCGATT GATTAGGCTTGTAGCTGTTGCTACACAGAAGTTTGTTGCAGAGGTTGCAAGCGATGCTCTCCA GCAATGCAAGGCACGACAATCGTCAGTTGTCAAGGACAAAAGAGATAAGCAGCAGAAGgtcctcttctccttccttctcttctattttcttttatctttttgtcgTGTGGTTTGTCTTTACTGTTTATTGGGACAGGATAAGCGTCTTATATTGACTATGGAGGATCTGTCGAAATCACTACATGAG CATGGGGTGAATGTGAAGCACCAAGAGTATTTCGCTGATAGCCCTTCTACTGGGATGGATCCAGCTTCTAGAGATGAGTGA
- the LOC120005606 gene encoding transcription initiation factor TFIID subunit 10 isoform X2 — MNHNIQQSSDGRHDDDAALTEFLASLMEYTPTIPDELVEHYLGKSGFQCPDVRLIRLVAVATQKFVAEVASDALQQCKARQSSVVKDKRDKQQKDKRLILTMEDLSKSLHEHGVNVKHQEYFADSPSTGMDPASRDE; from the exons ATGAACCATAATATTCAGCAATCGAGCGACGGAAGACATGACGATGATGCTGCTCTTACGGAGTTCCTCGCGTCGTTAATGGAGTACACTCCCACT ATCCCCGATGAATTGGTGGAGCATTATCTGGGAAAGAGCGGATTTCAGTGTCCCGATGTTCGATT GATTAGGCTTGTAGCTGTTGCTACACAGAAGTTTGTTGCAGAGGTTGCAAGCGATGCTCTCCA GCAATGCAAGGCACGACAATCGTCAGTTGTCAAGGACAAAAGAGATAAGCAGCAGAAG GATAAGCGTCTTATATTGACTATGGAGGATCTGTCGAAATCACTACATGAG CATGGGGTGAATGTGAAGCACCAAGAGTATTTCGCTGATAGCCCTTCTACTGGGATGGATCCAGCTTCTAGAGATGAGTGA